A genomic window from Gossypium hirsutum isolate 1008001.06 chromosome D10, Gossypium_hirsutum_v2.1, whole genome shotgun sequence includes:
- the LOC107930698 gene encoding uncharacterized protein, with translation MAASSKVSLKLLIDCKSNKVLFAEAGKDFVDFLFNLLSLPLGTVIKLLKTNSIVGSLGSLYESIEKLSETYMHPNQNKDSLLNPRARTPASGVPLLLVNDAAGRKVYMCPDSNHRNVADDSGMACPQCKKRMATEVTVVGRNVGEGKTSDEGGFVKGVVTYMVMDDLAVKPMSTISSITILNKFNVTDVGALQEKVVDLGMNEALWLLKASLESKTVLTSVFLGNKKF, from the exons ATGGCTGCGAGTTCTAAGGTGAGCTTGAAGCTCCTTATTGACTGCAAGAGTAACAAAGTCCTTTTTGCTGAAGCAGGGAAAGACTTTGTTGATTTCCTATTTAACCTCCTTTCTCTGCCTCTTGGCACTGTTATTAAGCTTCTCAAAACAAACTCCATAGTGGGTTCTCTTGGAAGCCTCTACGAGAGTATCGAAAAGCTCAGCGAAACCTACATGCATCCCAACCAAAACAAAGATTCATTGCTCAACCCTAGGGCTCGAACTCCAGCTTCTGGTGTCCCACTCTTGCTTGTTAATGATGCGGCGGGTAGGAAAGTGTACATGTGTCCTGATAGTAATCATCGCAATGTGGCTGATGATTCGGGCATGGCTTGTCCTCAGTGTAAGAAACGGATGGCGACTGAGGTGACGGTTGTAGGTCGAAATGTCGGGGAAGGGAAAACAAGTGATGAAGGAGGATTTGTGAAAGGGGTAGTGACATATATGGTGATGGACGATTTGGCTGTTAAACCAATGTCTACAATCTCCAGCATTACTATACTCAACAAGTTCAATGTTACGGATGTTGGAGCACTTCAAGAGAAGGTtgttgatttgggaatgaatgag GCTTTGTGGTTGCTTAAGGCTTCCTTAGAGTCCAAGACAGTATTGACAAGTGTCTTTTTGGgcaacaaaaaattctga
- the LOC107930666 gene encoding 3-ketoacyl-CoA synthase 19 has protein sequence MEFLMKICLLFLCSFISYFVNLFFQKRNQHCYMLGYECFKAADDRKLDTDACVRVVMRNKKLGLDQYRFLLKTIVSSGLGEETYGPRNVVDGREEFPLENDAHAEMDEIMFSTLDSLFEKTGVSPSEIDILVVDVSLFSPAPSLTSRIINRYKMRHNIKSFSLSGMGCSASMLAIDLVQQLFKTYKNQFAIVVSTESIARHWYCGKEKSMMLSNCLFRNGGSSILLTNKRDLKDRCLLKLKCAVRTNIGYDDEAYGCCIQVEDPQGYQGFLLTKNLTKAAAKAFTGNLKLLLPKILPVWELLRYAISTLGKKSTKGQNLSFNLNLKSGVDHFCLHPGGRAVIDGLGKSLGLSEYDLEPTRMALYRFGNTSAGGLWYVLSYMEAKKRLKKGDKIFMVSLGAGFMCNNCVWEVMKDGLDDTRVWEDCIDEYPRKNLVNPFTEKYSWINDEILNFVRLD, from the coding sequence atggagtttttaatgaaaatatgccTCCTATTCCTTTGTAGCTTCATTTCCTACTTTGTTAACTTGTTTTTTCAGAAGAGAAATCAACATTGCTATATGTTGGGTTACGAGTGTTTCAAGGCTGCCGATGATAGAAAGCTCGACACTGATGCCTGTGTGAGAGTTGTGATGAGGAACAAGAAACTTGGTCTGGACCAATACAGGTTTCTTTTAAAGACCATTGTTAGTTCTGGTCTTGGTGAAGAAACTTATGGTCCAAGGAATGTTGTTGATGGTAGAGAAGAATTTCCTTTGGAAAACGATGCACATGCCGAGATGGATGAGATCATGTTCAGTACTCTCGACAGTCTGTTCGAGAAAACAGGAGTTTCCCCGTCGGAAATCGACATACTCGTCGTCGATGTCTCGTTGTTTTCACCGGCACCGTCGCTAACATCCCGGATTATAAACAGGTACAAGATGAGGCACAACATTAAGTCCTTTAGTCTCTCCGGAATGGGATGTAGTGCAAGCATGCTTGCAATCGATCTGGTGCAACAGTTATTCAAGACATACAAGAACCAGTTCGCCATCGTTGTGAGCACGGAATCAATCGCTAGGCATTGGTACTGCGGTAAAGAGAAGTCGATGATGTTATCGAATTGCCTGTTCCGTAACGGTGGGAGTTCGATCCTCTTAACAAACAAAAGGGATTTGaaggatcgatgcttgttgaagtTAAAGTGTGCCGTAAGAACCAATATCGGATACGATGACGAAGCATACGGATGTTGCATACAGGTTGAAGATCCACAAGGCTACCAGGGCTTCCTCCTTACAAAAAACTTAACAAAAGCTGCTGCTAAAGCTTTTACAGGGAATCTCAAGCTCCTATTGCCCAAAATATTACCAGTTTGGGAACTGCTTCGATATGCAATATCAACTCTCGGGAAAAAATCAACCAAAGGCCAAAATTTAAGTTTCAATTTAAATCTCAAGTCTGGGGTTGACCATTTTTGTCTCCATCCAGGTGGAAGGGCCGTGATTGATGGGCTTGGGAAGAGTTTGGGACTTAGTGAATATGACTTAGAGCCAACTAGAATGGCACTATACAGATTTGGGAACACATCAGCGGGTggtttatggtatgttttgagttacaTGGAAGCTAAGAAGAGGTTGAAGAAAGGTGATAAGATTTTCATGGTGAGCCTTGGAGCTGGATTCATGTGCAACAACTGTGTGTGGGAAGTAATGAAGGATGGTTTGGATGATACTAGGGTTTGGGAAGATTGCATTGATGAGTACCCTAGAAAAAACCTGGTCAATCCCTTCACTGAGAAGTATAGTTGGATTAATGATGAGATCTTGAACTTTGTCAGGCTTGACTAG